GTCACTGGCTTGCCAGGAGATCTAATAGAAAGTATTGAATTGGCGATCTTGAGCTTTGACCCTGGAGGGAggaaaaaatgtggaagaaaagtgaaaagagcACTTGGTGACTGCAGACTGTTAAAAACTGGTGGGGTTCATCAGTCTTTTCTTTGCCTCCTAGGTGTGGTGCTAGTTGAAAGGAATCATGAGACTGAGTTGTGGCCAATGAAATATGTCTGGAATTGATGTACAGTGTTTGCAGTTTTGATCCTTCTAAGTCTCCCTTAATATCTTCCTCACTGCAGGGAATCCAGGGGACAACTCTGTGGACTCAGGAACGGCAAAGTCACTAGGTGGAAGGATCCTGGATCCCTGAATGACCATGGGGAATAGAGAGTGATATGAACAGGAAACAAGCCTTTATTGTGTGTTAAATAACCTAGTAAACACATCTTTATCCTGTTGAGATTTTTGTTTCATCTATTATCACAATTAGCCTATTTTGACCAAAAGAGTCATCAAAGTTACGTTCAATGAAACATGcagaatatttttgttatatcTATTACCCTTCAATTTTCTTTCACCAAGTACACTTGATTTTCCTTATTTGAAGATACCACATTCATGGATTCAAGCAACTGTGAattggaaatattaaaaagagattgCTCTTgtactgggtgcacatggactcttttccttgtcattattccccaaacaatatagtataataaCTCTTTAGATAACATGTATATTGCATTAAGTgctataagtaatctagagatgatttaaagtataaagAAGGATGTGTATGTCTTATGTGTAAATACTGCACCATGTTATCTTAGGGACTTGAACACCCAGGGATTTTGGCATCAAGGGGAAGTTCTGCAATCAATTCCAATGGATACTGAAGGGAAACTGTAGCTGTAGAAGAATTTTGTGGCAAGAAGTTTATTGCTACTTGAGActggaacttaaaaaaatgtcctgtGTTGTTCTTATCTCCTGAAGTCAATCACAACCAGTATTACTGACTCTCCAACCCCAGATCTCCTACTTACTAGTTGTGTGACCTTCTGTGCATATTAACCTGTCTGCACTTCACTTGTTTTGTCTGTAACCTGGTTATAATGATAGCACTTGTTTTTTGAGAGAATTAAGTGAATTACTCCATGCTTAGTGTTTAACCTGGCAGTTGGCaaacagtaagtgctcaataaatgttatcatcatcaacatcattatCAGGTGCTAGGTATATGCTTGACATTGGAGGAGACAGTGAATGAGCTATCCAAGGTCTAGTTTGCTGTGAGATGTCTGCTTATCTCAggactcttatttattttttttttgattttgaacTTTTCCAGTATAGTCTCTATTAAATATTTACCTTTAAGGGAAGGGTTTTGCCTCCCTCTCAACCTACTCTAGAAAATGCTGATTATAATTGGGGATTTTCTCTGTTTACTTGAGTGTTCTGAGTTAGCATCTGTGTCCCCTTTAGTGGCTTTACTCTGTGACTGCAGTATTCCTTGGTACCCTGTGGCAATTGGAGTGGGAGGAATAGAGTGACATTGACATCTCTCTTGGAGGAGGGAACCTCTTCCTGCCCCTGGCCACCTCCTGCTTGGAGTGACTTCCTGTTGAGAGTCCTTTCTAGAGTGCTGGGGTAAACATGGCTGCCACTGTACTTACCGAAGTATACTTGCCTCCTTTATTCTGTCCCTGTTCCCAAGGACACTGCTAAGCCATCTCGTTTCTGATGGTGTGTGGGCAACATTTGCAAGGCTCAGGAGATTTAGAATCCTTTCCATTCATTATTAGTTTATGAGAATAGAGACTTAATTCACACCAATGATGGGCTTGTCCATCCCCCACACCAGGCATTTAGATGCCTGGTTGACCTATACACCTGAGTTAGTGTCCTTTTGCCCAGGGTGCTGGCATGGGCCATTTTCCTGGCACACGCTCCTCAATGGTGCTAATTAGGCAGGCACACCCACTTGCCTTGGCGTGTTTTATAGATGACCCAAACTGCAAACACCAACATGTATAAAACATATGCTCTCTTCTTTGTGTAATTTCAGATACCAAAATATGCCTACACACAGGGGTACGTGCATACAGACacatgcatattcttttttttgcctGGTAGAAATATGCTTCTGTAATGTTTCTTTTACTCCCACACAGGCCCCTTCGTGGTTGGCACATCTCCTAATTATTCTCATCTACTCCCTCCCCATAGACCTTTTGGATGTATATTTTGGCACTCATTCTTTGGGTTCCACCTAGTTCCTATCTGTCTCTCTtgctgcctccctccctctccctcctcttcacaACTTTTTAGACAATTTGTTAAACTATACACTCTTTATTATTAATGTACATTTATGAAAAATTCTTCACAGTTACAAAAGTGCATGGTTATAAAATCATCTCCATACAAAGGTTGGTATCTTCCCTGGAACCTGTTCCCTCCCGATCCCTCCCACCTCCAGATAGCAGCACTTGGGAAAACCGGGAGCTCTGTGGATCCCACTCTCCGACCAGTGCTGTGGCAAATGTGATGGTGATTTACAAAAGGACCTTGCAACTTGCCTCGTTTACTTCCCTTTCACCTCTTTCTGGGGTGGGAAGAGCAGACAAGTCTCCCTAGCTTTGGGAAGATGTCCTTTCAAGGAATGGACAATGGCGTCCCCTGCTCTTCGACCACTGGAATGTCAGGAATGATGCCTACAGAGAACGTGGGGGCTGTCGGTCTGATGGTTGAGGAGAAAGGCCTGTCTccgtctgtttaaattgtatgtaCTTAGCTCCTTGAAAGAGGTCATGAAACTCTCTAGCATCTCTGGGGATCTATTTTTGGCAAGCTTCCTTGGGAATTCTGGCAAGAATGGAAAAGGAGGTGAGAGTTTGTTTGAAGGTCATTGGAGGTGACAGAGTTAGAGTGGCATGGTATGGATGTGGGACCTTCATGGAGGAACAATTTTCTTGGCCCAACCTTGACCATCATAGTTGGTTCATTAAGCTTTGATATCCTCAGGCCCAGCATGACCCTTCATGTAGGTCCGTGATAGAAGAAACAGAGGGAAGCAGGGACAGAGGAGTTAGGTTCTAAGGATGCCTCTACCAGAGTTTTCTAGTATGCTTTTGGAGCAGCCAGATCCACTTCAAAGTTGGTTGGCTCTCCTCTTTGTATACTGAACAATGTAGCAGCCAGATGGGTGAGCAAGCTGTGTCAGAGAGTTAAATCCAAATTCCAGAAGGACCACAAGCATATGTAGGACTGTatagaaagacagacagacacagatcTTCTACCTGTCAGCCAGAGTGGAACTGACTGCATCAAACCTTATGGGGACACAATAATGTTTGAGGTCATCAGGGGTGTGGGAATAATTCCAACCAGAATTTGTAGATTATTTCTACAAGTTTAGTTCTGCTGGAACAagaggatggtggtggtgggtgaATTCCTTGCTAGTAGGGAGGTTGATTATTTTCCTCATCGCACTTTAGTTAACTGGGGacctcccagcagctggggaagcaTGTAGGCAGCTCAGAAAGCTTTACCACTAATGGAGATCAAATTGTCCCATTAGAAAGGACATTTTTTCTCAAGGGACATTTGTTGTCTTGCAAAAGACACCATTAgcactatacaaaaaaaaaaaaaaaagagaaaaaagtacatatcttaaaatatattaactatatTTCAGCAAACCACAGTCCCCAGGAGATTATTATAGATGACTACGGTGTTCCTCTATGAGAAGCTTAACTATTTGGTCATGACCATTACTTCTAAAAGTTCTTCTCCAAATACTTTTCAGCTGTTCTTGACCGAGGAACAACTTAAGTCCACCATCCTTGGCCATAGTGGAAGGAGAGAACAGGACGCAGTTTTGCTTCAGATGTCAGAGGGGCAGGACTCCCTCAGATGGTATAAGTGAGACCCAGATGACACAGGTTCAAGTTCATAGGGACTATTTTGATTTGACTAGCTCAGGGCAGATGCATGGTGGGAGACTTCTTGGAAGATGATATGTCCTCCTTAATCCATTTCAGGGCTACCAAgagtttgggatgatgaaaaccTGCTGGGACTAAGGGCAAGGTAGAAAGCCCCTATGTTCATTTTCACCCTGGCCAGCTGTGCCCACATGTTGGATTGTGCTTTAAAATTTCCCCATTCTGCAAAGGTTCCCACCTATAGTTTTTGCTGCTCTCTTGGTACCTCCTGATATACAATACACCGGGATTTCATTAGGAGTGGATAGTACAGCTTGTTTTCCTGCTTTCCAAAGACCATACTTTTTACACAACAGATCTAATGCTTTATTGGCACTTTGTAAAGCAGGTATCTCCTGTTTAAGTGTTACCTGTGCTACCTGTATACATAAAAGGCTGCGATGTGCTTCACTGTGGAGCATATCTTGATCTGTCCCTTTATTTGACTTGATTTACTAGTGATGGAGACCACGAAGGCCACAAAAACTAGCACGTTCATGACTgctgaaccccagggcctcaccttCCAGACCGCCAAGGTGTTCTCTTTCCCGAGTACCTGGGAGAGCACTGGAGAGAGAACCATATTGGAGTTGAGTCCAACCTTGCCATTTAGGCAAGTCCTACCCATCTTGAGCTTCTGTTTTCCAATCTGCAATATGGGATTATTGGTGTTTGGTTTGCTTCCTGCACAGGGTTGTGAAAAGTCAAGGAGAAAGATGCAAAAGCACTTCCTGAACCATCCAGTGCCGAACTCTCTGGGGGAGATTCATGATGAAGCCGATGAAACTGGTGATTGGATGGAGATGGCGACAGTGACGACGTGAGTTGTGCTTTGCACAGTCACTTGATTTTTTTGATTGACTGATTAGATCTCGTTTCCCTGAACGGGGCTGGCTCTCACCTTCCTTCTAGGGCTTATCCGATAACCGTCGGTAAGTGACTCAGCCATCGACAAGGGATTCATCAGAAGAAGGGAAATAATGACACCCACCAGGCAGTGTTGCTACTGAGAATTGAAATAAATGAGTCAATAGATACGAAAGTTCCCGGAGGAACGCCTGGCCCTTTTAGCCATGTTGTCAGCACAGTTTGAGTTCGAATTCATGTAGCTTTGGAGGGAACTGTGCTCTTCCCCAACTTGGATGGGGCAGCAGCAGGAGCACAGACTTCGTTTTGATCATGAAGTAGCACACGactttaacctctctgagcctgcatttcctcatctgtaaaatgggaacaaggACTGTTCTCCTCCAAAGACCGTTGCGTGTGCTAAAGGGAGCTGTTTGTGGAGAGACCACCACATCGCAGTGCCTAACACTGGTGAGGGCTCAGTAACCAATAGCTCTCCTACCCTAATGCTTCCATGGACgagttgctgagaagaaaatacaaaCCCTCCTGTGGTCACGACGGTGGTGCCTTTGTCCTCCTTCAGCCCTGGGGGCTGTCATGCTATGGGTCTGTAGCTCACCGTGAACTTTCCTGGTGGGATTCCCTTGGTGTGAGCACCACGGCAAGAACAGTCACAGAATTAGGGTCTCAGGGTGACGGGATTCTTGGTGCCCAGTTCCAGGGCATCCTGCCTTCCTCTTCTGAAACCAAGACGGAGTGAGAGGCAGAAGACAGGTGTAGGAGGACAGGCACTGGGGGTGTCCATCCTTAGCCTGTTGCCCAGGCCTCACTAGCGGGCTGTAGTTGGTGGCATAATATTGGGGGCAGTCCCTGGGAAGTGGTCTCACCTGGTAGCTGCTGGTAGGAGCAGGCCAAGGGGCTGGCATGAGGCATTCTTGCTCCCCAGGGGCAATGGTTGGCAGCAGTGAGAGCAGACAGGTTGGGTGTCAGAGGGAAAGTTTGGGCCCTGTGCCACACCCCTGTGTACGCTAACACCTCAAGGAATGGTCCACTGCTCTCAGTATTCCACAAGTATCCTGACCTCTGTCATCTGCTCATGTCCACCCTTCTTGGTCTACTTGACACAGTGGATACTTTTTGATGACCCATCTCACAAATCAGTCCACTCTTGCAATTCTCCCTGGACTCGGTTGGCTTGTCCTCTGGGCGTCCATAACTATGTGCACAGAGGACTGATGTATTGTCATAAAGGGAAAGTTTCTGGATTTCTCTCCTCTACTCAAAGCTCATGCCTCAAGGGCAGGGACTGAGTTGGAGTCATCTTTACATTCCCACTTCCTAGTACAGTGCCTGGCCCAAAGTGGACAGAGATGCTCACATGAAGTTTTCCAGAACTTGTCTGAACCATGGCTGAGGTGGACAGGGCACAATGGAACCAGAGTGGGCAGCTGGGGAGGGTGACCAGTGGTCAACAGCAGTGGCAGTCGGCAGCATGGAGGGATGACAGGCACCTACGTCAAATCTCTTCCTCTTCGCTGGCCTTGCTCCAGCGGTGGCAGCAGTTGGCTGTGATGCCCAGGAGGAAGTTGGTGGCCACGGAAGCGATGGAGACCACGAAGCCCACAAATGCGATGAAGAGGTAATCGTCCAAGGTCAGAGTCAGGTGGCAAGCCTTGAAGCTCTCCTCGGTGAGTGAGAACAGGGGGGCACCCTCCACTTCAGGGGGACCCCGACATTCAGCCAGCTGAGAATCTGCAAAACAGAACCCAGGGAGGGTGAggctcctgggggggggggagaatggATTGCAGAGATCCCACCCCTCCCAGGACAAAGGAAGCCATCGCGTTTCTTCCATGTGCCAAATAATCTGCCTATCTTCTTTGGTCTCCTTAACAATCCTCAAGACATTTTCATACCTATTTGTATTGATGTGAAAGACCGCTGCTTGGAGAGTTTAGTGATTTGTCAAAAGTGCTGTAGGTGCTCTTGATGCAGAGCTGGGCTTTCGTCGGGTAGCTGGTCTCTTACAGTAGCCTCCACTCGTCTCTGTCTCTACACACTCAGAGGAGTGATGCTTTGTCATGTCACTCTCTGCCTAAACCTTCCTTCCCCTGGCTTCCCAGCTTCGCACAGAGCTTCTATTCTGCTTCTTATTCACTCTGCTCGGGCTGCATGTGCCTCTGATTGTTATTCCACAACCCCAAGCATGTCCCCTTACCTTTGTATTTGTCTCTGTACGGGATTTTTCTCCGGGGTCTTGACTCAGCTCAGTCCCTACGCTTCCTCTGGGACTTTGCTTGATACCACCTTAGTGGTGTAGCCTTAGGGTTCTGTATAAATAGCAACTCTATATTCCCCTAGACTCCCTGTCGCACCTCTTGATTTTTTCCCAGGCTATTTTTCACTGTCTGACAGCTTGTTTAttgcctttccctcctccttgAATATAAGCCCCTCCTGTAGTGTCCTCAGCTTCTGAATAGTGTCCCCACCATAGAAAGCGCTCAATAAATCTTTGTGAAATGATGGCAGGGCTCTGTCCAATTACAAGGCCTTGGGTCCTTCTACTAATCTCTGTGGCTTTTCCAGATACACAGAATACATGGTTAGGAGTACAGGCTCTGGAGATGTCAGCCTGGCTTCAAATCCCCTCTTCACCTCTCATCAGTTGTGTGATGGTGGTAAGTTACTTAACCCCTCTGTATCCTGGTTTCAATTGTCAAGAGAGGATATTAAAGGTATCTACCTCCTGGGGTTGTAAGTGAGGATTCAGTGAATTAGCATAGACAAACGGTACATTCCTTGTACACAGTAAGCTCTATGAAAGTGAGAGCTTTTTAAATGATTGAAGATCGGTGTCTCTTAGGGGTCCTGGGGGTCATATTCTGCACTCAGGAGTGGCTGCTCCTTCTGTGGGATTACTATTCTCTCCAGCCTTGAAGGTCCTGCCTCCTCCTTTCAGGGTCACTTTTATAAATGCATGATGATTGTCAATGGTCTTATCTCATTCTGCCTTAGAAGTAAGAGTGGCAGGCAAGGTCTGCTGTGCTGTGCAGTGCTCAGCCCCAGCTTCAGAGCAGCTGGACATGCTTTTGTTCAGGGGATAAATATTAACTGAGTTCTTACCTTGGGCaagtttttcccccttttctggCTCTTATGTCCTGCCTCTATAAGAGGCATGAAgtttccttgatttttctgagAGTCAATgcgaaaaagtttttttttttaaattatagggtGTTTAAATTATAGGGTGTataaatgttttgctttcatcCTGCAGTTTTTGAGGGCAGAGAACAAAATGATGGACTCAGATTGATCCTTCTGACATATGGATATGCACCATTATCCTTAGAAATGGGAGATCAGgtttgggtggagaaggaaagctTCCCCACACCCCAGATTGAGTCATTCCTGTAGTCTGTTTGCAAGGGACTCCAGACCTTGCCCAGGTCAGGATTGGGTCTGGAGTTGATCTGCAAAGAAGCTCTTTTCTGAAACGGGAAGATGCTGAACCCAAAGTCTATTGGGTCCATGATGGTATAGTAATACTGAGACAAGAAGAACTGGGGGAGGAAGACCAGCTGGAGAAGACTCCCAGGGTAACCAGTAAACTACACAGGATGCGGGTCAGGGGGGCTGGGGGCTGACAAAGCTCTTCATTAAGTCAAGGGACCAATCTTGAAGTCAgattgtatcccaataactcccCTACATCTTCTGTTTAaatttttccaaacaaaaaaCATGGATCATAGTGAAAAATCCcataaagaaaaagggagaaagtaaTAGAAAAAGACTTAAAGGGAGATATCCCTCGTTCTACCTGTCCTGGCAAGGTTTTGCTCCCAAGAGGAGACCTGGTGGGAGTGGCGTGCTGTATGCGTGTTCTGTGGAGGATCAGGAGGTCTGGGTTTCAAGCCGTGGCCTGTTTATTTCCTCACTGTGGATCTGTGTCACTGTTCCCTTTATGGAGCTTCGGTCCCTCCCCTGTACCACTGTGTGGGGCTACACGGAGGAGATCTTGGAGCTCTCTCCTGCTTGTTGGGAGTTTGGACTTCTTTAGGGAAACAGGGGCTTCCGAGATCCCAGTAAAAGAGGAGTTCCCAGCCCCGTGGAAGCTGAGCACCCCAAGGGCCCCTTCTGTCGTAGTTtgcaggagagagagggaaggcagAGGTTGAGCTGGCGGGAAGATGACTCCAGGCAGGTGCCCCTCCTGCCCCCATCAGCCCCCGGTCTCAGTCCCAGCTATTTCCATCCGGGAGAACTTCCTCCCACAGCTCTGTGGAAACACTGGAATCGTGACCTGCACCCCCGCCCCCACACCATTTTGGTCTTGGGCTCTTGAGgagtcctcctcttcctcctacctCATTTAGCTTCACTTCCCCCAAATATGCAGAGCCCAGATTCTGGGAAGGATCCTGGGATGGGGCCCAAGTGATTCTTGTCATCCGGCTGCTGGGCGCCTGGGCTTAGGCTCGGGGCTGTCACACAGGagagctggaggctgaggccactGTTGAACTTTTCCTGCCTCTGGGCCAGGCTTGGACACCACTGGGTGACACCAGGACCCATCAAACCTGCATGCCTGGGCTCCTTCCAGGCTCCAATCCACTCTCCGGTTGGGACTGATGGGTTAAATTGCCACATCTCAGCTCCTTCCCCAGGCCTCATGCCCAAACCTCCGCTGAGGACCCTTGACCAGTCCAGAACTTGGGCTCTGTTAGTCCAGAATCTGACTCTTGGGATTGGGCCAGAGGACAGCTAGACTTTCAGGGTCAGAATCCTGATTTCAACACTTAGGAACTGTGTAACTTTGAGCAAGCAAATGAACCTCTCTGTGTCTTGGTTTCCTCCTGTCCTCCTTGGTTTCCTCCTTTCCTCACTAGGGCTCACGGGAAGATAGGAGAAGCTCAAACATGTAACATATTTGAATAGGGACTGGCAGACAGTAAGTATTCAAATAAATAGTGTTGGTCATGGCTGTTTCTTAGGATTTTCCCAGCACTCCCAACTTAAAAAACAGCCTGGTCCAGTAGTAGGCTTAGAAGTTAGGGAAAACTGAGTTTTATCTAGGGCCCTACCACTTTCTAAATGAGCAACTCTGGGCAAGCCTCTTCATTGTTCTAaatcagtttcttcacctgtaaaatggggatcatAAAAAAAAAGGGTTTGGAAGAGATGCTGTAGGCCAAATTCTTAAATCACGGTGAAAACCCCCTAAATGTCATCTGCACTCAGTTATGCCCCCTTGTTTACTCTCTGTCTGCCTCATTAGGTAGTAGCTGCCACAGAGGCGAGGGGCCTTCTATTTCATGAGGGGATGGGTCCCCAGCACTTCTCATGCTCTCCAAGAATTCAACAAAAAAACTTGTGGACAGAAAGAGCACATGCCCAAGAGGCAAGCAGGGACCAGGGCACACACAAGACACTCCCCACGGTGGCCCTGTCTGGCCAAGTCCCTTACCGGCAGTACAGCGCTGGATCCGGTTCCGCAGCCACTTCAGCAAGGGTTCCATGGTGCAGCCACACACCCAGGGGTTGCCCCCAATCTGCAGGGTCACCAGCCCCGGCAGGCCCTCGAGAGCCTCGAGGCTGAGGAAGGCCAGGCCCCCGTAGCTGAGGTCCAGGTCTCGGAGCTGCACCAGGCCCTGGAAGGCCTGGGGGTGGACTCTGCGCAGCCACGGGTTGTGGCTCAGGTCGATGTGCACCAGCCCGTGGGCCTCCCGGAACATGTCAGCGGGCACATGGCTGAGGTTGTTGTAGCTCAGATCTAGGTGTGCCAAGCGCTTGGCATGGAGGAAGAGGCCCGGGGGCAGCTCCATCAGAGAGTTGTTGCGCAAATCCAGCACCCGGAGCTCCATGTAGCATGTGAGATAGCCAGGCGGCACGGCCGAGATCCGGTTGTGGGCCAGGCTCAGGTTGCGCGTGTCCCTCGGCAGATCTGGGGGCACAGAGAATAGCCGCTGGCTGCTGCAGTCCACAACTTGGTTATGGCATGTGCAAAGGACCGGGCAGCTGGATCCCGCATCTGAGCGCATCACTCCAGTTGCCAAAAGGAGGGAGACCAGCAGCATGGCTGGTTGGGGAGGTCCAGGCCAAGGAAGCTGGGCCCAGGTGTCACCCATCTTGGGTAGCTGGCAGCGGCAGTGCCGAAGGGAGCCCATCAGGCTGGTGTCCGTGGATCCCACAGTCAGTGTGCAGGACGGCGGCTACATCAGAGGCCTGGGTCCTGAGAGTGGGGCGTCTGAGCACATGGTATCATGGCCCAAACGTCTCCTGGGGACCTCTAAGCACCAAAGGACTTCCCAAGAGCCACAGGAAGTCCCCTTTGGAGCCTAGGGGGCAAGAAACCCAGCCAAGGTCCCCCAGGGTCTGAAAAGATGATCAAAactggagaaagaaaggagagcaggATGGAGCTGGAGCTGCTGTCAGCAGGTACTGGGAGGGTCCCTGCAGGTCTTTTGTGCCCCTCTCACCCATGTCTGTGGGGTGCTTCCTCTTGGTGCTAGGtctgagaggtgggagggatgCGAGGGAGAGATGAAAGGTGCCCTTTAAAGGTCCTGGCACTTCTTCTAAGGAAACCTCAGCCCTGTCTGGGTCTGAGACTGATTAGGAAGTCAGAGCTGCACCTGGGCCTCCAGCATTTGATGTCTCAGAGGTCGTTTCTTCTGTGGTCCAGCAGGGTGGAGTTCCAGGAGGTCCTGGGGTAGGAGCTTCGGGAAGGGAGCCCAGGAGGAAGCAGGATTCCATGGGCCTTCTGAAAGTCTGAATCTCTAGCCTCAGTGGCTGCTGGAATCCCCAGGGATGCTCTTTGTTCCTCATGGTGAGGAGGATCCCAAACAACACCCATGGCCCAGGTCACCAGAGCTGGAAAGAGCCATGGGTACTAGAGGTACACGACTAGGCGTCAGCTAGGAGAGCTTTGGCTCCTTCTCCAAGCTGGTGCCTCCTCGTGGTTCCGCattcagcaggtggaggcagaaTCCACTCTGTCAACAAGGAGAGCACTCAGGCAGAGAAACAGGGCCCTCCAAGCTAGTCCCCCATCCTTTGCCCTTGTCCTACCTCACCCatccccttctctcttctttgacccccccccccagccgtAAAGTTCTCTATTTACTCTCTTTCAGCTGTGGATGGTGGTGAACTCAGAGCCCAGCCTCACATTGGAGTCACCCACTAACTTTCCCCACCCGACCTCCAGCCACCCTCCTGCCTGTCCAGGGCT
This portion of the Ictidomys tridecemlineatus isolate mIctTri1 chromosome 4, mIctTri1.hap1, whole genome shotgun sequence genome encodes:
- the Lrrc55 gene encoding leucine-rich repeat-containing protein 55, producing the protein MGSLRHCRCQLPKMGDTWAQLPWPGPPQPAMLLVSLLLATGVMRSDAGSSCPVLCTCHNQVVDCSSQRLFSVPPDLPRDTRNLSLAHNRISAVPPGYLTCYMELRVLDLRNNSLMELPPGLFLHAKRLAHLDLSYNNLSHVPADMFREAHGLVHIDLSHNPWLRRVHPQAFQGLVQLRDLDLSYGGLAFLSLEALEGLPGLVTLQIGGNPWVCGCTMEPLLKWLRNRIQRCTADSQLAECRGPPEVEGAPLFSLTEESFKACHLTLTLDDYLFIAFVGFVVSIASVATNFLLGITANCCHRWSKASEEEEI